A window from Trichomycterus rosablanca isolate fTriRos1 chromosome 21, fTriRos1.hap1, whole genome shotgun sequence encodes these proteins:
- the tmem150aa gene encoding transmembrane protein 150Aa → MTAWIILPVSLAAFSITGIWIVYAMAVMNHHVCPVENWSYNETCSKETAEPGFPKTCCTIQDIPLISKCGSFPPESCLLSLVGNVGAFMVVMVCLLRYAQLIEHSHHCWTNTGGLVSGCTNALGLVMVGNFQVDHARTLHYVGAAVAFPAGMVFACLQCVLTYRAAVTALDYLMGHVRVAISVGSLVSLVLSGVFFVHESFVLQHAAAICEWVFTVLILVFYGTFTYEFGSVTSETLMAGLQRNLVLEGGATRGLKSPGRSSTTSTQLNCTPENIAML, encoded by the exons GTACGCCATGGCCGTGATGAACCACCACGTCTGTCCTGTGGAGAACTG GTCCTACAACGAGACGTGCTCGAAGGAGACGGCAGAGCCGGGCTTCCCCAAAACGTGCTGCACCATCCAGGACATCCCGCTCATCAG tAAATGCGGCTCGTTCCCTCCTGAAAGCTGCCTGCTCAGTCTGGTTGGAAATGTAGGAGCCTTCATGg TGGTGATGGTGTGTCTGCTGCGCTACGCCCAGCTCATCGAGCACAGTCACCACTGCTGGACCAACACGGGCGGCCTGGTGTCCGGCTGCACCAACGCGCTGGGGCTGGTCATGGTGGGGAACTTCCAG GTGGATCACGCCAGGACTCTGCACTACGTGGGGGCGGCCGTGGCGTTTCCCGCCGGCATGGTGTTCGCGTGTCTGCAGTGCGTGCTGACGTACCGCGCCGCCGTCACCGCCCTCGATTACCTCATGGGCCACGTGAGGGTCGCCATCTCCGTCGGCTCTCTGGTCTCCCTCGTCCTCA GCGGCGTCTTCTTCGTCCACGAGAGCTTCGTCCTGCAGCACGCCGCCGCCATCTGCGAGTGGGTCTTCACCGTCCTCATCCTGGTCTTCTACGGCACCTTCACCTACGAGTTCGGCTCCGTCACCAGCGAGACGCTGATGGCCGGCCTGCAGAGGAACCTCGTCCTGGAGGGCGGGGCCACCAGAGGACTGAAGAGCCCGGGCCGGAGCAGCACCACATCTACACAACTGAACTGCACGCCCGAGAACATAGCTATGCTctag
- the rnf181 gene encoding E3 ubiquitin-protein ligase RNF181, producing the protein MSSYFDEHDCEPTDPEEQYRQNALLELARSLMQGLDVDFGFPDAPEWDQRLPPPAAKVSVQGLQLVVISPQQADKGLKCPVCLLEFEEQETVREMPCKHLFHSGCILPWLGKTNSCPLCRFELVTDDPEYEEFKKDKDRRRQREHRLEDLHGAMYT; encoded by the exons ATGAGCTCGTACTTCGATGAACACGACTGTGAGCCCACAGATCCCGAGGAGCAGTACAGACAGAATGCGCTGCTCGAGCTGGCCAG GTCTTTGATGCAGGGTTTGGACGTGGATTTTGGATTCCCGGACGCTCCCGAGTGGGATCAGCGTCTCCCCCCACCTGCGGCCAAGGTTTCTGTGCAGGGTCTTCAGCTGGTCGTGATATCCCCACAGCAAGCAG ATAAAGGTCTGAAGTGTCCCGTCTGCCTGCTGGAGTTCGAGGAACAGGAGACGGTTCGAGAGATGCCCTGCAAACACCTCTTCCACTCCGGCTGCATCCTGCCCTGGCTCGGCAAG ACCAACTCGTGTCCGCTGTGCCGCTTCGAACTGGTCACCGACGACCCCGAATACGAGGAGTTCAAAAAAGACAAG GACCGGAGGAGGCAGAGGGAACATCGTCTGGAGGATCTCCACGGAGCCATGTACACatga